GGGCGATTTCGAAGGAGGTAAAAAACGTGCCTATACCATCGATGGGAAACCTTATCCTTTAGAAGCTGGCAAATTTTATCAAACCGATGTAATTACCGAAAATGCGGTAAAGTTTTTGGATCAAAATCCTAAAGACAAGCCTTTCTTTCTGTATTTAGCCTATACCGCGCCGCATTGGCCGCTGCATGCATTGCCAGAAGATATTGCCAAATACAAAGGTCGTTACGATAAAGGTTGGGATGTGCTCCGTGCCGAAAGAATTAAAAAACAAAAGGAACTGGGCATTATTGATGAGAAATCGAGCATTTCTGAAAAGGATGCTGATATCTATAACTGGAACAAACTATCTTTCGATCAGCGTAGCCAGTGGGCTAAAAAGATGGAGATTTTTGCAGCAATGGTCGACCGTTTAGACCAGGGCATCGGCCAGGTTTTAAATAAGTTAAAAGCAACCGGAGCCGATAAAAATACCATCATCTTGTTTATTTCTGATAATGGTGCCCCTGCAGAAGATCTAGTGAAGTGGTATAAAGGTGCCGTACGCAATTCGGGCCCTGTGGGTACCATTGGTTCGTATGAGTCGCAAAGCAAAAACTGGTCTTATGCCTCCAACTCACCATTAAAAGCCTTTAAAGATTACATGTACGAAGGTGGCATCAGCTCGCCGTTTATTGCCTGGTATCCGGCTAAAATTAAACCGGGCACCCTAAAAAAAGGTACAGGCCATATTATCGATATTGCCCCAACATTTTACGATCTGGCAGGGGCTACTTACCCAAAAAGCTATCAGGGCATTACGCCGAATACATTGGCGGGTAAAAGCTTGCTGCCTGTGCTGTTTGGTAACGATAACGAACTGAAACG
The nucleotide sequence above comes from Pedobacter riviphilus. Encoded proteins:
- a CDS encoding arylsulfatase, encoding MNKVILTCLGALLTMQGFAQNAKPAKPNIILILADDLGYSDLGAYGSEIKTPNLDRLANEGLRLKEFYNNSICAPTRASLLTGQYQHKAGVGYFANDLGIPAYQGYLNKESLTLAEVLKTQGYSTLMSGKWHVAGKEVSFPWQRGFDHVMMSENGSYFDQGDFEGGKKRAYTIDGKPYPLEAGKFYQTDVITENAVKFLDQNPKDKPFFLYLAYTAPHWPLHALPEDIAKYKGRYDKGWDVLRAERIKKQKELGIIDEKSSISEKDADIYNWNKLSFDQRSQWAKKMEIFAAMVDRLDQGIGQVLNKLKATGADKNTIILFISDNGAPAEDLVKWYKGAVRNSGPVGTIGSYESQSKNWSYASNSPLKAFKDYMYEGGISSPFIAWYPAKIKPGTLKKGTGHIIDIAPTFYDLAGATYPKSYQGITPNTLAGKSLLPVLFGNDNELKRDEPLFWERAGNRAVRAGKWKLVSTWPGYNWELYNLETDRGETTNVARQNHDVVSRLSVAYFDWAKRTGVVDFATLEAKEPQSMKEFRKSKVQEAVSEGFGF